In the genome of Patescibacteria group bacterium, one region contains:
- a CDS encoding helix-turn-helix domain-containing protein, which produces MNLQAILEEFGLSKRQASVYLANLELGEASVAQIAEKAQIERTGTYYVIESLCGKGLIVEIERGKKDFFVAIEPKELLSIAKRREKLILEHLQEFEAFSNISSEKPHVRLYTGINGIKTVFLKTIEKPKIQMLGFSPYRTAEKTAWYNGKEYVEWGLDYIRKRASRRIFARTIAEDTPESQARKGRDAEELRETRLVPHDKFLFTNEIAILDDWVAVISYKEMAALVIESKEFTKTMRSIFELAWDGAEKYL; this is translated from the coding sequence ATGAACTTACAGGCAATTTTAGAGGAATTCGGGCTTTCCAAACGCCAGGCCAGCGTCTATCTGGCAAATTTGGAGTTGGGAGAGGCGAGTGTTGCTCAAATTGCCGAAAAAGCTCAAATCGAGCGTACTGGCACCTACTACGTTATAGAATCGCTGTGCGGCAAAGGCCTTATCGTCGAGATTGAGCGAGGCAAAAAAGATTTTTTTGTCGCCATCGAGCCAAAAGAGCTGCTATCAATTGCAAAAAGAAGAGAAAAGTTGATATTAGAACACCTGCAGGAATTTGAGGCCTTTTCGAATATCTCCTCGGAGAAACCTCATGTCCGCCTTTACACCGGAATCAACGGAATAAAAACGGTTTTTTTAAAAACAATTGAGAAACCAAAAATACAGATGCTGGGCTTTTCACCCTACAGAACAGCCGAGAAAACCGCCTGGTACAACGGCAAAGAGTATGTGGAATGGGGTTTGGACTATATCAGGAAACGAGCCTCCAGAAGGATTTTCGCTCGCACCATCGCTGAAGATACACCGGAATCACAAGCGCGCAAGGGGAGAGACGCTGAAGAACTGCGGGAAACACGTCTGGTTCCACACGATAAATTCCTGTTCACCAACGAAATAGCCATCCTCGACGATTGGGTCGCGGTAATTTCATACAAAGAGATGGCTGCGCTTGTAATTGAATCAAAAGAATTTACTAAAACAATGAGATCAATTTTTGAACTAGCATGGGATGGAGCGGAAAAATATTTGTAG
- a CDS encoding DUF192 domain-containing protein, translating to MLSIVAFVLLKIRTPKNIAETELNKRDIVISGHELSVYEARTQIEREMGLSAFDHIKDNEGMLFYFDNYGKPSFWMKGMKFPIDIVWMKDWIVKGIVENVPVEPEDKLTNYVPDSDINEVLELKAGIVSQNNIKIGDALQLK from the coding sequence TTGCTTTTGTTCTTTTGAAAATCAGGACTCCTAAAAATATTGCCGAAACCGAATTAAACAAACGTGATATCGTGATCTCGGGGCATGAGCTTAGTGTTTATGAGGCAAGGACTCAAATTGAACGCGAAATGGGATTGTCCGCATTCGATCATATAAAAGACAATGAGGGGATGCTGTTTTATTTTGACAATTATGGCAAACCCTCATTCTGGATGAAGGGGATGAAATTTCCAATCGATATTGTCTGGATGAAGGACTGGATTGTAAAAGGCATCGTTGAAAATGTTCCGGTTGAGCCAGAAGATAAGCTTACGAATTATGTTCCGGATTCGGATATAAATGAGGTTCTGGAACTTAAGGCGGGTATAGTTTCTCAAAATAATATAAAAATTGGAGACGCGCTCCAACTTAAATAG